A window of the Clostridia bacterium genome harbors these coding sequences:
- a CDS encoding SAM-dependent methyltransferase translates to MSEEIRISPIGFVKVINNRQMLVINKEFIEAMDGLDGFSHINVLWWCNLFDNSEYRNILTSEQPYKNAPEKLGIFATRAPIRPNPVALTTVSLIGIDKKTGEIHVDYIDAEEGTPIIDIKPYYPCSDRVKNVTTPEWSSGWPAWREDSAHFDWSSVFINAR, encoded by the coding sequence ATGAGTGAAGAAATCAGAATATCACCAATCGGGTTTGTTAAAGTTATAAATAACCGGCAAATGCTGGTTATAAACAAGGAATTCATAGAGGCTATGGACGGTCTGGATGGTTTTAGCCATATAAATGTACTTTGGTGGTGCAACTTGTTTGATAATAGTGAATACCGAAATATTTTGACATCAGAGCAGCCATATAAAAACGCACCTGAAAAACTTGGTATCTTCGCAACAAGGGCACCAATCAGACCAAATCCGGTAGCATTAACAACAGTGTCACTAATCGGGATAGATAAAAAAACAGGTGAAATACATGTAGACTATATTGATGCTGAAGAGGGTACTCCGATAATAGATATTAAACCATACTACCCTTGTTCAGATAGAGTCAAAAACGTAACTACGCCTGAATGGAGCTCCGGTTGGCCGGCATGGAGAGAGGATTCTGCTCACTTTGACTGGAGTTCGGTCTTTATTAATGCCAGATAA
- a CDS encoding peroxiredoxin, which yields MERLVGKIAPDFKMEAVSGNGEDFIEVTSSGYRDKWLVLFFYPLDFTFVCPTEISGISKRIDEFKKFNAEVLGVSVDSKFSHKAWINTEIENGGLGKINYPLASDMTKSVTRSYGILIDEEGIALRGLFILDPKGYVRYSVVHDLNVGRSVDETLRVLQALQSGGLCPIDWHPGEGTL from the coding sequence ATGGAAAGACTTGTAGGCAAAATTGCGCCGGATTTCAAGATGGAAGCTGTAAGCGGTAACGGAGAGGACTTTATAGAAGTTACCTCATCCGGCTATAGAGATAAATGGCTTGTACTCTTCTTTTACCCCCTTGATTTTACATTTGTATGTCCTACAGAAATCTCAGGAATCAGCAAAAGAATTGATGAATTCAAAAAGTTTAATGCGGAGGTTCTTGGGGTAAGTGTTGACAGCAAGTTCTCACATAAGGCATGGATCAATACTGAAATAGAAAATGGTGGACTCGGTAAGATTAATTATCCGCTGGCTTCTGACATGACCAAATCTGTCACGCGCAGCTACGGCATATTAATTGACGAAGAAGGAATTGCACTTAGGGGATTATTTATTTTAGATCCTAAAGGATATGTAAGATATTCTGTCGTACATGACTTAAATGTAGGAAGAAGTGTTGATGAAACGCTAAGAGTTCTTCAAGCCCTGCAATCCGGTGGTTTGTGTCCTATTGACTGGCATCCGGGAGAAGGAACATTGTAA